From the Salinimicrobium tongyeongense genome, one window contains:
- a CDS encoding DUF6095 family protein, whose product MKHTNKSLLLKGLKFLAGALPLSFLGPVVLFSSFKNTDNPWFLPVLFFALIAMAAAIYLMFKGINTVMKALFD is encoded by the coding sequence ATGAAACACACGAACAAAAGCCTGTTGCTAAAAGGGCTTAAATTTCTCGCCGGCGCACTACCTCTAAGCTTTTTGGGGCCTGTAGTACTCTTTAGTTCCTTTAAAAACACAGATAACCCCTGGTTTCTCCCGGTTCTTTTTTTCGCATTGATCGCTATGGCCGCAGCCATTTACCTCATGTTTAAGGGAATAAACACCGTAATGAAAGCGCTGTTTGATTAG
- a CDS encoding TonB-dependent receptor produces the protein MKKLLFFSLLLSCIPLWAQETLVINGVVKDAQNNETLAGVNILFPELQTGTVTNDYGFYSIKVPAGRHNMEVSYLGYQSVSQRIDVQKDMNLNFQLSTAAQDLEEVVITGDSERLNIRKPEMSVNKLEIATIQKQPVVFGEVDIVKSLLLLPGVSNAGEGSSGFNVRGGAADQNLILLDEATIYNSSHLFGLFSVFNPDAIKNLKLYKGGIPANYGGRVSSVLDIYQKDGNSREFEANGGIGLISSRLLAQGPIEKDKSSFLIGGRSSYAHLFLKLTDNENSAYFYDLNTKLTFRLDQNNSILFSGYFGRDVFNLSDSFNNIYGNSVFNLRWNHVLRDNIFSNLSLIYSDYYYGLTLDFVGFNWNSGIKNFNLKYDLDHYLNRSLSLDYGIHSTWYEFNPGEIEPNSPASGIIPRELIKKYALESAVYLSVEHTITKKLSAEYGLRYSNFLRMGQDGLNLYAEEPVVYNERFGIYQEADPVSVKTSNKGKVERSFGNLEPRLALAYSFAENQSVKLSYNRMTQYLHLITNTSSPTPLDVWTPSGKYIEPQSLDQVAAGYYRNFANEEYSLELEGYYKELRNRLDYIDGANLIANDAIEQVILSGEARAYGAELLLKKNKGKFTGWLAYTLSKSEQRTPGRTPSEPGINNSEWYATAYDKTHDVSLTATYELSQKWDFSANFIYQTGLPTTYPTGQYLFENMTIPVYSSRNSNRLPDYHRLDISATYTPKKRPGKSYSSSWNFGLYNVYARKNALSINFRENDDTSMNEAVRLSLFGIVPSVTYNFKF, from the coding sequence TTGAAAAAATTACTCTTCTTCTCTTTGCTCCTCTCCTGCATTCCGCTGTGGGCACAGGAAACCCTTGTGATCAATGGCGTGGTAAAAGACGCCCAAAATAACGAGACGCTGGCAGGGGTAAATATCCTTTTTCCTGAACTACAAACGGGAACCGTAACCAATGACTACGGATTTTACTCCATTAAGGTTCCTGCAGGCCGCCATAATATGGAGGTGTCTTACCTGGGATACCAGTCGGTTTCACAAAGGATAGATGTGCAAAAAGACATGAACCTGAACTTTCAGCTAAGTACGGCGGCGCAAGACCTGGAAGAGGTGGTGATCACCGGTGACAGTGAGCGGCTCAACATCAGAAAACCGGAAATGAGTGTGAATAAGCTTGAAATCGCTACTATTCAGAAACAACCGGTGGTTTTTGGAGAGGTAGATATTGTAAAATCGCTGCTTTTGCTGCCGGGAGTTTCAAATGCCGGCGAGGGTTCTTCAGGTTTCAACGTGCGTGGCGGTGCAGCAGATCAAAATCTTATATTGCTTGATGAAGCCACAATTTATAACTCCAGTCACCTCTTCGGGCTATTTTCAGTATTTAACCCCGATGCCATAAAAAACCTGAAGCTCTATAAGGGGGGCATACCGGCCAACTATGGCGGCAGGGTATCTTCTGTACTTGATATTTACCAAAAAGACGGCAACAGCCGTGAATTTGAGGCTAACGGCGGAATTGGCCTCATTTCAAGCAGGCTGCTGGCGCAGGGGCCAATTGAGAAGGACAAAAGCTCATTTTTGATAGGGGGCCGAAGCAGTTATGCCCACCTCTTTCTTAAACTTACAGACAATGAGAATTCTGCTTACTTCTACGACCTGAATACCAAACTTACTTTCAGGCTTGATCAGAATAACAGCATTTTGTTCTCCGGCTACTTTGGAAGAGACGTGTTTAATTTAAGCGACAGTTTTAATAACATTTATGGGAATTCCGTTTTTAACCTGAGGTGGAACCATGTGCTAAGGGATAATATTTTTAGCAACCTCTCTTTAATTTACAGCGATTACTACTACGGACTCACCTTGGATTTTGTGGGATTCAACTGGAACAGCGGGATTAAAAATTTCAATTTAAAGTACGACCTTGACCATTATCTCAACAGGAGCTTAAGCCTGGATTATGGAATTCACTCTACCTGGTATGAGTTCAATCCGGGGGAAATAGAACCCAACTCGCCTGCTTCAGGAATCATTCCGAGAGAACTTATCAAGAAATACGCCCTGGAATCGGCGGTATATTTATCGGTAGAGCATACAATTACAAAAAAGCTTTCCGCAGAATACGGCCTTAGGTACAGCAACTTTTTGAGAATGGGACAGGACGGGCTCAATCTTTATGCTGAAGAACCTGTGGTTTACAATGAGAGATTCGGCATTTACCAGGAGGCAGATCCCGTAAGCGTCAAGACTTCTAATAAAGGAAAAGTGGAACGCTCATTCGGGAACCTTGAACCCCGGCTTGCCCTGGCCTATTCTTTTGCCGAAAATCAAAGTGTAAAGCTGAGCTACAACCGGATGACCCAATACCTGCACCTCATTACCAATACCAGTTCACCAACCCCACTTGATGTGTGGACGCCCAGTGGCAAATACATTGAACCCCAGTCTCTGGACCAGGTAGCGGCAGGATATTACCGCAATTTTGCCAATGAGGAATATTCACTGGAGCTAGAAGGCTATTACAAAGAACTGAGAAACCGGCTAGATTATATAGACGGCGCAAACCTTATTGCCAACGATGCCATAGAGCAGGTGATTTTATCGGGGGAAGCCAGGGCTTATGGTGCAGAATTACTGCTGAAAAAGAATAAGGGAAAATTTACCGGCTGGCTCGCCTATACCCTGTCAAAGTCTGAACAGCGCACCCCCGGGAGAACCCCGTCTGAACCCGGAATAAACAATTCGGAATGGTATGCCACGGCTTATGACAAAACCCATGACGTATCGCTGACTGCCACTTATGAACTGAGTCAAAAATGGGATTTTAGCGCCAATTTTATTTATCAAACCGGTTTGCCAACCACCTATCCTACCGGACAATATCTTTTTGAAAACATGACCATCCCGGTGTATTCCAGCCGAAACAGCAACAGGCTACCAGACTATCACCGGCTCGATATTTCGGCTACTTATACTCCTAAAAAGAGACCGGGGAAAAGCTACAGTTCTTCCTGGAACTTTGGCCTGTATAACGTGTATGCCCGCAAAAATGCGCTCTCCATTAATTTTAGGGAAAATGACGACACTTCAATGAATGAAGCTGTACGGCTTTCGCTCTTTGGAATTGTGCCTTCTGTGACCTACAATTTTAAATTTTGA
- a CDS encoding DUF4249 domain-containing protein, with product MKKISFILLLIMFTSCEDVIDVELEESEPRLVIEASLVWNDEEETSIQSVKLTTTAPYFDNEVPPVTGARVKVTSETGQVYLFEEVGEGIYQNDDITPEENITYQLEVLYENEVYTATEEYYTTPDLLFVEQELGGFSGDEYEFKVFYEDPEDAVNFYFFRYLNEQYSLQIYNDEFTNGNQTFAFFSDEDAEEGDLVLFEIQGISEGFYDYMFILRSQAGNSNGGPFQTQPSIVRGNIINQTNPENFPFGYFRLSEVDTLSYEVN from the coding sequence ATGAAAAAGATTAGTTTTATACTGCTGCTTATAATGTTCACCTCATGCGAAGATGTGATAGATGTTGAGTTGGAAGAATCTGAACCCAGGCTGGTCATTGAAGCATCTTTGGTGTGGAATGATGAAGAGGAAACCAGCATACAAAGCGTTAAACTTACCACCACAGCCCCTTATTTTGATAATGAAGTACCACCGGTAACCGGCGCTAGAGTTAAGGTTACTTCGGAAACAGGGCAGGTATACCTTTTTGAAGAGGTAGGCGAAGGTATTTACCAGAACGATGACATTACTCCTGAAGAAAACATCACTTACCAGCTTGAGGTGCTCTATGAAAACGAAGTCTACACTGCCACGGAAGAATACTATACAACTCCCGACCTATTGTTCGTAGAACAGGAACTAGGAGGTTTTTCGGGCGATGAGTATGAGTTTAAGGTATTTTATGAAGATCCAGAAGATGCAGTGAATTTTTACTTTTTTAGATACCTGAACGAGCAATATTCACTCCAGATCTATAATGATGAATTTACAAACGGCAACCAGACATTCGCATTTTTTAGCGATGAAGATGCCGAAGAAGGCGATTTGGTACTTTTTGAAATTCAGGGAATTTCTGAAGGATTTTACGACTATATGTTTATTTTGCGATCTCAGGCTGGTAACTCCAACGGCGGTCCTTTTCAAACCCAGCCCAGCATAGTGAGAGGCAACATTATAAACCAGACAAATCCCGAAAATTTCCCCTTTGGATACTTCCGCCTTTCAGAAGTCGATACCCTCTCCTATGAAGTAAATTAG
- the thrS gene encoding threonine--tRNA ligase — translation MIKITLPDGSIKEFENGTTPMEVAKSISEGLARNVISAKFNNTVVETSTPLNTDGSLTLYTWNDPEGKKAFWHSSSHVMAQAIQDLYPGAKLTIGPAIENGFYYDVDFGEQKISENDFKKIEDRMLEISRGKHDFQMREVSKQEALDFYKKENNPFKVELIENLEDGTITFCDHDTFTDLCRGGHLPNTGVIKAVKLMSVAGAYWRGNEKNPQLTRVYGISFPKQKDLKEYLEMLEEAKKRDHRKLGRELELFTFSQKVGQGLPLWLPKGAALRERLENFLKKAQKKAGYEMVVTPHIGQKELYVTSGHYAKYGEDSFQPIKTPNEGEEFLLKPMNCPHHCEIYNHGHWSYKDLPKRFAEFGTVYRYEQSGELHGLTRVRGFTQDDAHIFCTPDQLDSEFKKVIDLTLYVFSSLGFEDFTAQVSLRDPENKEKYIGSDENWDKAENAIVNAAKEKGLNYVVETGEAAFYGPKLDFMVKDALGRQWQLGTIQVDYNLPERFDLTYKGSDNEMHRPVMIHRAPFGSMERFVAVLLENTGGNFPLWLMPEQAIILSLSEKYEKYSQKVLNSLENHEIRALVDNRNETIGKKIRGAEVSKIPYMLIVGEQEAENGTVSVRKHGEGDLGSMTVEEFAELIKKEVNSTLQSFEV, via the coding sequence ATGATAAAGATTACGTTGCCCGATGGCAGTATCAAAGAGTTTGAAAACGGCACTACCCCAATGGAGGTGGCAAAAAGCATTAGCGAAGGCCTGGCCCGCAATGTGATTTCGGCAAAGTTCAACAATACAGTGGTTGAAACATCCACTCCTTTAAATACCGACGGCAGCCTTACTTTATATACCTGGAACGACCCCGAGGGAAAAAAGGCTTTTTGGCACTCTTCTTCCCACGTGATGGCACAGGCAATCCAGGATCTTTATCCGGGGGCAAAACTTACCATAGGACCGGCTATTGAAAATGGCTTCTATTATGACGTGGATTTTGGAGAGCAAAAGATCTCTGAAAACGACTTCAAAAAGATTGAAGACCGCATGCTGGAAATTTCCAGGGGGAAGCACGACTTCCAGATGAGAGAGGTTTCCAAGCAGGAAGCTCTTGATTTCTATAAAAAAGAAAATAACCCGTTCAAGGTTGAACTTATTGAAAACCTTGAAGACGGAACAATCACCTTCTGCGACCATGACACCTTTACAGATCTTTGCCGCGGCGGCCACCTTCCCAACACCGGCGTGATAAAAGCAGTGAAACTGATGAGTGTTGCAGGTGCATACTGGAGAGGCAATGAAAAGAATCCGCAGCTTACCAGAGTCTACGGAATTTCATTTCCAAAGCAAAAAGACCTCAAGGAATATCTCGAAATGCTGGAGGAAGCTAAAAAGAGGGATCACCGTAAATTAGGTCGTGAGCTGGAACTTTTTACTTTTTCACAAAAGGTTGGACAGGGGTTACCTTTATGGCTCCCAAAAGGTGCTGCTTTGAGAGAGCGTCTTGAAAACTTTTTGAAAAAAGCCCAGAAGAAAGCCGGCTACGAGATGGTGGTCACTCCGCATATTGGGCAAAAAGAACTTTATGTTACTTCCGGTCACTATGCAAAATATGGGGAAGACAGCTTTCAGCCTATAAAAACTCCGAATGAAGGAGAGGAATTTTTGCTGAAGCCCATGAACTGCCCGCACCACTGCGAGATTTACAACCACGGACACTGGAGCTACAAGGATCTTCCGAAGCGGTTTGCCGAATTCGGAACTGTTTATCGTTACGAGCAGAGTGGAGAATTACACGGACTTACCCGCGTACGCGGATTTACCCAGGATGACGCCCACATTTTTTGTACCCCGGACCAATTGGATTCTGAATTCAAAAAAGTGATCGACCTTACATTATATGTATTCAGTTCCCTCGGATTTGAAGATTTCACTGCCCAGGTTTCTTTAAGAGATCCTGAAAATAAAGAAAAATATATAGGATCTGACGAAAACTGGGACAAGGCTGAAAATGCCATCGTCAATGCAGCCAAGGAGAAAGGGCTTAACTATGTTGTGGAAACCGGCGAAGCCGCATTTTATGGCCCCAAGCTCGACTTCATGGTGAAAGATGCTCTTGGCAGACAATGGCAGCTTGGTACTATTCAGGTAGATTATAATTTACCTGAAAGATTTGACCTTACCTATAAAGGAAGTGACAATGAAATGCACCGGCCGGTGATGATCCACCGTGCTCCTTTTGGCAGTATGGAACGCTTTGTGGCTGTGCTACTGGAAAATACGGGCGGAAACTTCCCGCTGTGGTTGATGCCAGAGCAGGCTATTATACTCTCCCTCAGCGAGAAATACGAAAAATACAGCCAAAAAGTTTTAAATTCGCTGGAAAATCACGAAATTCGCGCCCTTGTAGACAACCGGAATGAGACCATTGGTAAGAAAATCCGGGGAGCAGAAGTGAGCAAGATTCCGTATATGCTGATTGTTGGAGAACAGGAGGCAGAAAACGGAACGGTTTCTGTACGTAAACACGGGGAAGGCGATCTTGGCAGTATGACTGTTGAAGAATTCGCCGAACTAATAAAAAAGGAAGTAAATAGTACTTTACAATCATTTGAAGTTTAA
- the infC gene encoding translation initiation factor IF-3, whose product MKEDPHRINGKIRAEEVRLVGDNVEMGVYPTRKALAIAEEQELDLVEISPNANPPVAKVMDYKKFLYEQKKRDKALKAKATQVVVKEIRFGPNTDDHDYEFKKRNAEKFLKDGAKLKAFVFFKGRSIVFKEQGEILLLRLATDLEELGKVEQMPKLEGKRMTMFISPKKTKSK is encoded by the coding sequence ATCAAAGAAGATCCGCACCGAATTAACGGAAAGATTCGCGCGGAAGAAGTTCGCCTTGTAGGCGACAACGTGGAAATGGGTGTGTACCCTACCCGTAAAGCATTAGCCATTGCCGAAGAACAGGAGCTTGACCTGGTGGAGATCTCTCCCAATGCCAATCCTCCCGTTGCTAAAGTAATGGACTATAAAAAGTTTCTCTACGAACAGAAAAAGCGTGACAAGGCATTAAAGGCCAAAGCAACCCAGGTGGTTGTTAAAGAGATACGTTTTGGTCCTAATACAGACGATCACGACTATGAGTTTAAGAAAAGGAACGCAGAAAAATTCCTTAAAGACGGAGCGAAATTAAAAGCTTTCGTATTCTTTAAAGGACGTTCTATTGTGTTTAAAGAACAGGGAGAGATCCTTTTACTGCGCCTTGCTACCGATCTTGAAGAACTTGGAAAGGTAGAGCAAATGCCAAAACTTGAAGGGAAACGTATGACCATGTTCATCTCCCCCAAGAAGACCAAATCAAAATAA
- the rpmI gene encoding 50S ribosomal protein L35, with product MPKMKTKSSAKKRFKLTGTGKIKRKHAFKSHILTKKTKKQKLALTHSTLVHEADEKNIKLQLRML from the coding sequence ATGCCTAAGATGAAAACAAAATCCAGTGCCAAGAAGCGTTTCAAGCTTACCGGTACCGGAAAGATCAAAAGAAAGCATGCGTTTAAAAGTCACATCTTGACAAAGAAGACTAAAAAACAAAAGCTCGCGCTGACTCACAGTACTTTAGTACATGAAGCAGACGAAAAGAATATCAAACTTCAATTGCGAATGTTGTAA
- the rplT gene encoding 50S ribosomal protein L20, which produces MPRSVNSVAKRARRKKVLKQAKGYFGRRKNVWTVAKNAVDKAMLYAYRDRKTKKRNFRSLWIMRINAGARMHGMSYSQFMGKVKASGIELNRKVLADLAMNHPDAFEAIVKKVK; this is translated from the coding sequence ATGCCAAGATCAGTAAATTCAGTTGCGAAGAGAGCCAGAAGAAAAAAGGTTCTTAAGCAAGCAAAAGGTTACTTTGGACGTCGTAAAAACGTTTGGACAGTAGCGAAAAACGCGGTTGACAAAGCAATGCTATATGCTTACAGAGACCGTAAAACCAAGAAAAGAAACTTCCGCTCACTTTGGATCATGCGTATCAACGCTGGAGCCCGTATGCACGGAATGTCTTATTCACAATTCATGGGGAAAGTAAAAGCTTCAGGAATCGAATTGAACCGTAAGGTTCTTGCCGACCTGGCGATGAACCACCCAGATGCGTTTGAAGCTATCGTCAAAAAAGTAAAATAA
- a CDS encoding secondary thiamine-phosphate synthase enzyme YjbQ has product MDYIFQKEIKLKAKPRGFHLVTDELLQQIPEIKEVSVGFLQIFIKHTSAGLTINENADPTVRADFESHFNKMVPEDQPYYKHTLEGSDDMPAHIKASLLGSSLQIPVTNGRLNLGTWQGIYLCEHRDHGGSRKLVLTIYGEKR; this is encoded by the coding sequence ATGGATTACATTTTTCAGAAGGAAATAAAACTCAAAGCCAAACCCAGGGGCTTTCATCTGGTGACCGATGAGCTGCTTCAGCAAATCCCCGAAATAAAAGAAGTTTCGGTAGGATTTTTACAGATCTTCATCAAACACACTTCCGCCGGACTTACCATCAATGAAAATGCCGATCCTACCGTAAGAGCCGATTTTGAAAGTCACTTCAATAAGATGGTGCCCGAAGATCAGCCGTATTATAAACACACTTTAGAGGGGAGTGACGATATGCCTGCGCATATAAAAGCTTCTCTGCTGGGGTCTTCGCTTCAAATCCCCGTGACAAACGGCCGTTTGAATCTTGGCACCTGGCAGGGTATTTACCTGTGTGAACATCGCGACCACGGGGGGAGCAGGAAACTGGTGCTTACTATTTATGGTGAAAAAAGATAA
- a CDS encoding amidohydrolase family protein produces the protein MKIDAHQHFWQYDAEKYSWISEEMSAIRKDFTPEDLLPFLSKKGFSGCVAVQADQSEAETEVLLKMAKNHDFIKGVVGWVDLASPEVEKRLKFYSKSPFLKGIRHTVWDEKGEFMTSPEFQQGISFLANLGLTYDILAFDYQLGGAVELVKAFPRQKFVLDHMGKPQISGKPDKQWVDHIQQLAAFPNLWCKISGLVTQTPHFSWKTSDFSPYLKVVADAFGVDRLIFGSDWPVCLSAATYSEVTGAAEDFFSSYSKADKEKIFGRNAAEFYNLK, from the coding sequence ATGAAAATCGATGCGCACCAACATTTCTGGCAGTATGATGCCGAAAAATATTCCTGGATTTCTGAAGAAATGTCGGCTATCAGAAAAGATTTTACGCCGGAAGACCTTCTGCCTTTCCTGTCAAAAAAGGGATTTTCAGGCTGTGTTGCCGTACAGGCCGATCAATCGGAAGCAGAGACAGAAGTCCTGCTGAAAATGGCAAAAAATCACGACTTCATAAAAGGAGTGGTAGGCTGGGTAGATTTAGCTTCCCCTGAAGTTGAAAAGCGGCTGAAATTTTATTCAAAAAGCCCATTTTTGAAGGGTATTCGCCATACAGTTTGGGACGAAAAAGGGGAGTTTATGACGTCTCCTGAATTTCAGCAGGGAATATCATTTTTGGCAAACCTGGGTCTTACTTATGATATTCTGGCATTTGATTATCAGCTTGGCGGTGCTGTAGAACTGGTAAAAGCCTTTCCCCGGCAGAAATTTGTGCTTGATCACATGGGAAAACCACAAATTTCAGGAAAACCCGATAAGCAGTGGGTAGATCATATTCAGCAACTGGCCGCCTTTCCCAACCTGTGGTGCAAAATTTCAGGATTGGTCACTCAAACGCCCCACTTCAGCTGGAAAACTTCAGATTTTTCCCCTTATCTAAAGGTAGTTGCCGATGCTTTTGGCGTAGATCGTTTGATTTTTGGATCAGACTGGCCGGTGTGCCTTTCCGCAGCAACCTATTCTGAAGTAACTGGGGCTGCGGAAGATTTCTTCAGCAGTTATTCAAAAGCAGATAAAGAAAAGATCTTCGGAAGAAATGCTGCTGAATTTTATAACTTGAAGTAG
- a CDS encoding AI-2E family transporter, with product MEKTTSYNKKITKTVFIALLMLSALALLIFHANFFLLVFAGIFFSTLLNFSSNWIVSKSKMPYWLALLLVLLSMTGILVLIIVLIGPSMVQQVKEMTNTLPQSLNNLREEIRQTSVGRSLFEELPSDLGALIENREKVVSRIVGSFSTTVGAIANFFIIIVTGIFLASSPKIYTHGFIRLFPINFRPRLSEVMDKTQRSLSLWMMAKLISMLVVGVFTAIGLEILGMPMPYALALIAALFSFIPNIGPYLALAPAVLIALMQGGNMYIYVLILYFSIQIVESYLITPMIEKKMVHLPPALTLFWMVLLGIITGILGLIMATPILAALIVIIEELYVKDHLEASNNQEDEAVKKQDAIERNPESADSK from the coding sequence ATGGAAAAAACAACTAGCTACAACAAGAAGATTACCAAAACCGTTTTTATAGCATTGCTGATGCTGTCAGCCCTGGCACTACTTATCTTTCACGCCAATTTCTTCCTGTTGGTTTTTGCCGGGATCTTCTTTTCCACCTTGTTGAATTTTTCTTCCAACTGGATAGTGAGCAAATCCAAAATGCCCTATTGGCTGGCGTTATTGCTGGTGCTGCTGTCCATGACGGGAATCCTGGTGTTGATCATTGTGCTCATAGGCCCTTCTATGGTACAACAGGTGAAGGAAATGACAAACACGTTACCGCAATCTCTTAACAATTTGAGGGAGGAGATAAGGCAGACTTCCGTGGGGCGTAGTTTATTTGAAGAATTACCTTCAGATCTTGGGGCTTTAATTGAAAATCGGGAAAAAGTAGTGTCGAGAATTGTGGGGTCTTTTTCAACCACTGTGGGGGCGATTGCGAACTTTTTTATCATCATCGTAACCGGGATCTTTCTGGCTTCCAGTCCAAAAATTTACACCCACGGATTTATAAGGTTGTTTCCAATAAATTTCCGTCCGCGTTTAAGTGAGGTGATGGACAAAACCCAGCGTTCCCTCAGCCTTTGGATGATGGCCAAGCTCATTTCCATGCTGGTAGTTGGAGTATTTACAGCCATAGGCCTGGAAATTCTTGGCATGCCCATGCCTTACGCCCTCGCGTTGATAGCAGCCTTGTTTTCTTTCATTCCCAATATTGGGCCTTACCTGGCGCTTGCGCCGGCCGTGTTGATCGCACTCATGCAGGGTGGCAACATGTATATCTATGTGCTAATCTTATATTTTAGTATTCAAATCGTAGAGAGTTATTTGATCACCCCTATGATTGAAAAGAAAATGGTGCACCTGCCGCCCGCACTTACCCTGTTTTGGATGGTGCTGTTAGGAATTATTACCGGGATTCTCGGGCTTATCATGGCTACGCCTATTCTTGCCGCCCTTATTGTTATTATTGAAGAGCTGTATGTAAAAGACCATCTTGAAGCTTCCAATAATCAGGAAGATGAGGCTGTTAAAAAGCAGGATGCAATAGAAAGAAATCCTGAAAGTGCCGATTCTAAATAA